The following coding sequences lie in one Mycobacterium sp. DL440 genomic window:
- a CDS encoding TetR/AcrR family transcriptional regulator has product MARRSPVQSVHVLPTRQASERPVTTAGEEPAWKQRAVERSIKTAKLRAAQRVQRFLDAAQAIIIEKGSTDFTVQEVVDRSRQSLRSFYLQFDGKHELLLALFEDALSRSAEQIRAATSTQGEPIERLKVAIQLLFESSRPDPAAKRPLFTDFAPRLLVSHPSEVKVAHAPLLALLTELMEEASEAGQLRDGINPRRMAAMTMQTVMFVAQSSGGTDEASMHPISADEVWDFCANGFAAS; this is encoded by the coding sequence ATGGCAAGGCGTTCTCCGGTACAGTCAGTTCATGTTCTCCCCACTCGACAAGCGTCGGAGCGGCCAGTGACCACTGCTGGCGAAGAGCCCGCTTGGAAGCAACGAGCGGTCGAACGGTCGATCAAAACCGCCAAATTGCGCGCCGCGCAGCGCGTGCAACGTTTCCTGGACGCAGCCCAGGCGATCATCATCGAAAAGGGCAGCACCGACTTCACGGTCCAAGAGGTCGTCGACCGCTCCCGGCAGTCGCTACGGAGCTTCTACCTGCAGTTCGACGGTAAGCACGAGCTTCTGCTGGCGCTGTTCGAGGACGCGCTGAGTCGCTCGGCCGAGCAGATCCGCGCGGCCACCTCCACCCAAGGTGAGCCGATCGAGCGACTCAAGGTCGCCATTCAGCTGCTCTTCGAATCGTCCCGGCCCGATCCTGCCGCCAAGCGTCCGCTGTTCACCGACTTCGCGCCCCGGCTGTTGGTGTCACACCCGTCCGAGGTCAAGGTCGCCCACGCTCCACTGCTGGCCCTGCTCACCGAACTCATGGAGGAAGCCTCCGAGGCCGGCCAGCTGCGCGACGGGATCAACCCGCGGCGGATGGCGGCGATGACCATGCAGACGGTGATGTTCGTCGCGCAATCGAGCGGCGGCACCGACGAGGCGTCGATGCACCCGATCAGCGCCGACGAGGTCTGGGACTTCTGCGCCAATGGATTCGCCGCCAGCTAG
- a CDS encoding adenylate/guanylate cyclase domain-containing protein: protein MGAVRLSVSYAARQIYAQTTAAAAVTLVVLALSRNTVGDARELLTQANLVALIALMVAAAIVDTVVGWVNVHPTFKWFAAGQDPTPQQQRAAMRIAPRQTIIQFTTWAVSALVYTLLNLDVGGGVAYVMGGAIIFGGVAAACMGFLVTQRMLRPIVAASLTASSSAMVRMPGVLARLITIWTLFSGLPLAGIALIVLARSNGWFVQKTAPVEAAVLVLAVISLAFGLRSMILVARSVSDPVGEVVLAMKAVERGWSGVSVKVYESSEIGRLQYGFNRMLAGLAERNRLRDLFGRYVGVDVARHALQQGGAVTGDVREAAVLYVDLVGSTVLAASRPPQEVAQLLNGFFKIVVDTVERHHGLINKFEGDAVLAVFGAPLRLDNPASSALATARALVPRLHGLPDVEFGVGISCGSVFAGNIGAENRYEYTVIGDAVNEAARLADHAKDRESTVLCSGSALAHADADEGEHWVVRGSTVLRGRSTATVFAEPVTP from the coding sequence ATGGGGGCGGTCCGGCTCAGCGTGAGTTACGCGGCCAGGCAGATCTACGCGCAGACGACCGCGGCGGCTGCGGTGACGCTCGTGGTGCTGGCGCTGAGCCGTAACACCGTGGGCGATGCGCGCGAGCTGCTGACCCAGGCGAATCTCGTTGCGCTGATCGCGCTGATGGTCGCGGCGGCGATCGTCGACACCGTCGTCGGTTGGGTCAACGTCCATCCGACGTTCAAATGGTTTGCCGCGGGGCAGGACCCGACGCCGCAACAGCAGCGCGCGGCCATGCGTATCGCACCGCGTCAGACCATCATCCAGTTCACCACCTGGGCGGTGAGCGCGCTCGTGTACACGCTGCTGAACCTCGATGTCGGGGGAGGTGTGGCCTACGTGATGGGTGGTGCGATCATCTTCGGCGGTGTTGCGGCCGCCTGCATGGGATTCCTGGTGACGCAACGGATGTTGCGGCCGATCGTGGCCGCGTCGCTGACCGCGTCCTCGTCCGCGATGGTGCGGATGCCCGGCGTGCTGGCCCGGCTGATCACCATCTGGACCCTGTTCAGCGGGCTGCCCCTGGCAGGTATCGCCTTGATCGTGTTGGCACGCTCCAACGGCTGGTTTGTGCAGAAGACGGCGCCGGTCGAGGCCGCGGTGCTCGTGCTCGCGGTCATCTCGCTGGCCTTCGGCCTTCGGTCGATGATCCTGGTGGCGCGTTCGGTATCCGACCCGGTCGGGGAGGTCGTGCTGGCCATGAAAGCGGTCGAACGAGGTTGGTCCGGTGTTTCGGTCAAGGTGTATGAGTCATCTGAGATCGGCCGACTCCAATACGGATTCAACCGGATGCTGGCCGGCCTGGCCGAACGGAACCGGTTACGCGACCTGTTCGGCCGGTACGTCGGGGTTGACGTGGCCCGCCATGCGCTGCAGCAGGGCGGGGCGGTCACCGGGGACGTCCGCGAGGCCGCCGTCCTCTACGTCGATCTGGTCGGCTCGACGGTCCTCGCTGCCTCACGCCCGCCGCAGGAAGTGGCGCAGCTGCTCAACGGGTTCTTCAAGATCGTGGTGGACACCGTCGAACGGCATCACGGCCTGATCAACAAGTTCGAGGGCGACGCCGTGCTGGCCGTCTTCGGAGCACCGCTACGGCTGGACAACCCGGCATCTTCGGCGCTGGCCACCGCGCGCGCGTTGGTGCCGCGGCTGCATGGACTACCGGATGTGGAGTTCGGCGTGGGCATTTCGTGCGGCTCGGTTTTCGCGGGAAACATCGGTGCCGAGAACCGCTACGAGTACACCGTGATCGGTGACGCCGTCAACGAAGCGGCGCGCCTGGCCGACCACGCCAAGGACCGCGAGTCGACGGTGTTGTGTTCGGGCAGCGCCCTGGCCCACGCCGACGCGGACGAAGGTGAGCACTGGGTGGTGCGCGGCTCGACGGTTCTGCGTGGCCGCTCGACGGCCACGGTCTTCGCCGAGCCTGTCACCCCCTAG
- a CDS encoding enoyl-CoA hydratase — protein MYIDYDVADSIATITLNRPEAANAQNPELLDELDAAWTRAADDREVKVIVLRANGKHFSAGHDLRGGGPVPDKITLEFLIEHESRRYLEYTLRWRNVPKPSIAAVQGRCISGGLLLCWPCDLILAADDALFSDPVALMGIGGVEYHGHTWELGARKAKEILFTGRALTAEEAERTGMVNRVVPRAELDAQAAELAAQIAQMPAFALRQAKRAVNQTLDVQGFYAAIQSVFDIHQTGHGNALSVSGWPVLMDIDGMKQNIK, from the coding sequence GTGTACATCGACTACGACGTCGCCGATTCGATCGCGACGATCACGCTGAACCGGCCAGAAGCCGCCAACGCGCAGAACCCCGAACTACTCGACGAGCTCGACGCCGCCTGGACCAGGGCCGCCGACGACCGCGAGGTGAAGGTGATCGTGCTGCGGGCCAACGGCAAGCACTTCTCCGCAGGCCATGACCTGCGTGGCGGCGGTCCGGTCCCCGACAAGATCACGCTGGAGTTCCTCATCGAGCACGAGTCGCGGCGCTACCTGGAGTACACGTTGCGGTGGCGCAATGTGCCCAAGCCGTCGATCGCTGCAGTGCAGGGACGCTGCATCTCGGGCGGTCTGCTGCTCTGTTGGCCGTGCGATCTGATCCTGGCCGCGGATGACGCGCTGTTCTCGGATCCGGTGGCGCTGATGGGTATCGGCGGCGTCGAATACCACGGTCACACCTGGGAGCTCGGCGCCCGCAAGGCCAAGGAAATCCTGTTCACCGGCCGGGCGCTGACGGCCGAGGAGGCGGAGCGCACCGGCATGGTGAACCGGGTGGTGCCGCGCGCGGAACTCGACGCCCAGGCTGCGGAACTGGCCGCGCAGATCGCCCAGATGCCGGCATTTGCCTTGCGTCAGGCCAAGCGCGCGGTCAACCAGACCCTCGACGTACAGGGCTTCTACGCCGCGATCCAATCGGTGTTTGACATTCACCAGACCGGGCACGGCAATGCGCTTAGCGTCAGCGGATGGCCGGTGCTGATGGATATCGACGGAATGAAGCAGAACATCAAGTAG
- a CDS encoding mycofactocin-coupled SDR family oxidoreductase produces the protein MTGRVEGKVAFVTGAARGQGRSHALRLAQEGADIIAIDICGPIRPGVETAIPASTSDDLAETANLIKGLNRRVVTAEVDVRDAGAIKAAVDSGVEQLGRLDIIVANAGIGNGGDVLHETSQLDWDEMIDVNLSGVWKSVKAGVPHLIKGGNGGSIILTSSVGGLKAYPHCGNYVAAKHGVVGLMRGFAVELGQHNIRCNTVHPTHVATPMLHNDGTFKMFRPDLENPGPDDMAPICQLFHTLPIPWVEAVDISNAVLFLASDEARYITGVTLPVDAGSCLK, from the coding sequence ATGACTGGACGGGTGGAAGGCAAGGTCGCGTTCGTCACCGGAGCGGCCCGCGGCCAGGGACGTAGTCACGCACTACGGCTGGCGCAGGAGGGCGCCGACATCATCGCGATCGACATCTGCGGACCGATCCGGCCCGGCGTGGAGACCGCCATCCCGGCCTCCACCTCCGACGACCTGGCCGAGACCGCGAATCTCATCAAGGGGCTCAACCGCCGCGTCGTCACCGCCGAGGTCGACGTCCGCGACGCCGGGGCGATCAAGGCGGCCGTCGACAGCGGTGTCGAGCAGCTCGGTCGCCTCGACATCATCGTGGCCAACGCTGGCATCGGCAACGGCGGCGACGTCCTACACGAGACCAGTCAGTTGGACTGGGACGAGATGATCGACGTCAACCTGTCAGGTGTCTGGAAGTCCGTCAAAGCCGGTGTGCCGCACCTGATCAAGGGTGGCAACGGCGGGTCGATCATCCTGACCAGCTCGGTCGGTGGACTCAAGGCCTACCCGCATTGCGGTAACTACGTTGCCGCCAAGCACGGTGTCGTCGGCCTGATGCGCGGCTTCGCTGTGGAGCTGGGTCAGCACAATATCCGGTGCAACACCGTGCATCCCACGCATGTCGCGACCCCGATGCTCCACAACGACGGCACATTCAAGATGTTCCGGCCGGACCTGGAGAACCCGGGTCCCGACGACATGGCGCCGATCTGCCAGCTGTTCCACACGCTGCCCATCCCGTGGGTCGAGGCTGTGGACATCAGCAACGCCGTGCTGTTCCTGGCCTCCGACGAGGCCCGCTACATCACCGGTGTGACGCTGCCGGTCGACGCGGGTAGCTGCCTCAAGTAG